One Lepus europaeus isolate LE1 chromosome 17, mLepTim1.pri, whole genome shotgun sequence genomic window, CCAAGAAAGGATGGACGCTGTTCCCTTAGGAGACAAGAGCAAAAGCTCggggaggaagaccttttcttTGGGGAATTGAGTTTCCCTCTCACAGCTCCCTGACCACCAGACCTTGGTTAGAAAGCCAGAGTCCTCAGACACATCCCTGAGATGTTTCTCCCCTGGAAGCTAGGCTTTCGTGCGGCAGCCATGAGCCTTTGTCCCAGCAGAGGCTGCTGGAAATACAAGGTCCCATCATGCGGCTGCTAGAGGCCCACCCCCtcagctccccagggcccagggtgggaagcaggagacaaGCATCCCTGTGGTTTCCACAGTGACCCCTGCACTACCACAGCAATTCTGTGTTACCACTCAGGGACTAGGCGACTCTGACCATCGATGATATCCCTGGTCCAACCCACTTGGAAGTCTCGATACCCACCATCTGCAGAGTAGCGCCTAGAATAGACACTGAACCAGAGGACCTGGATGTCAGTCTTAACTGCCATAGTCAAGCcaggtgaccctgggcaagtcgtTAAAGCCACCaagccagccggcgccgcggctcaataggctaatcctccgccttgcggcgctggcacaccaggttctagtcctggtcgaggcgccggattctgtcccggttgctcctcttccagaccagctctctgctgtggcccgggagggcagtggaggatggcccaagtgcttgggccctgcaccccatgggagaccaggagaagcacctggctcctgccttcagatcggagtggtgcggcggccattggagggtcaaccaagagcaaaggaagacctttctctctgtctctctctctcactgtccactctgcctgtcaaaaataaataaataaataaagccaccaAGCCCCCATTTCTCTGTGGAGTGGGGAGTAGCTGTTTACCAAGCACCCACTTTGAGAGATGCCGAGCGTGCACTGGTGAGGAAGCCAAGTGTGGAGTCCCCACCTTCATGAAATAACTGAAGCAACGCTGGACACTGTCCAAACACTGATAGCCTAGAACGGTGCTGCTACGGAAGGAGAGGGGCGGTCTGCAATGAGGACGTGAGGTGACgggagccagggcaggcattGCCCCCGCATGGGATACCTGTATGCCGTAtcggggtgccagtttgattgccggctactctgcacttcctacccagtttcctgctgatgtacctgggcaGCATTGGATGACGGttcaagtatctgggttcctgccacccctgtgggagacccagatggaattcttggctcctcagccccagctgttgctggcatttggagagcaaaccactggatagatctctctccttcagctactctctttgcctttcacatcaatcaataaataaatcttaaaaaaaaaaaaaagaaggtagggGCGACCAAACCAGTTCTAGAGGTTCAGGGGAAGTGTCCTTGGAGGCAAGGAATTGTAAACTGAGACCCAAGAGTTGAGAAGGAGTGAGTGAAGGGGTCATGTGGGATGGTGCCCAGGCAGAGGGAACTGTGCACAGGCCTTGCCATGAAAGAGCTTGAGTGCTGGCAGACTGAAAGCAAGCGAGGGTGCAGGGGAGGGATTGATGCATGATGAGGCTAAGGCCCTGAATTGAAGTCTGTGAAGATTTTTGACTTATCTGAAGAGTAGCAAGAAGGcactaagcagaaaaaaaatgcttttttttttttttttaaatgtatttatttgaaagagagagctcccatccccacatgcctgcattggcctgagctgggccaagaccagagtcaggacccaggaactcaatccacgtctcctcCGTGGGAGATGGGAAtgcagttacttgagccaccccCGCTGCCTTGCAGcatatgcgttagcaggaaacgaGTCAAGAGCCGGAGGTGAGAACACATGACTGTGGTAAAGATCACATGGCTGTAGTGTGCAGAAGAGGTTGCTGGGGAAAGATGATAGTGGGGAGAAGGGTCTGAAGGCTCTGACAGGcaagagacagagcagagaggaggcagagagggacagtaGATGTGTTGAAGGAGAATGTTAAGATTGAATTAGGGCAGGCAAGGATACTTTCCAGACTTGTGAAACGGCTGGGTGCCTagacatgcatttatttatttatttatttttattttattattattttttttgacagagtggatagtgagagagagagacagagagaaaggtcttcctttttgccgttggttcaccctccaatggccgctgcagcctgcgcatctcactgatccgaagccaggagccaggtgcttctcctggtctcccgtgtgggtgcagggcccaagcacttgggccatcctccactgccttcccgggccatagcagagagctggcctggaagaggggcaacggggatagaatctggcgccccaaccgggactagaacccggtgtgccagcgccgcaaggcggaggattagcctgttaagccacggcgccggcctagacatGCATTTATTGAGGATGGCCTTGGAGGAATGTAAAACTTGGGAAGATGTCAGTCTGGGATGTGGTAGTGTCAGGGAGGTAGATGTACACGTTTGTAGCTCAGAGCAGGAGACTGGGCCAGAGGATAAGGTTGCTACATAGAGATAGGGGTCCAGATGAGATCTTCCAGAGGAAGAGAGCAAGAGTGGAGTAAGAAGGGCAGTGACTTTGAGCCTGAGGAACTCCAACATTTAGAGGGTGGCAGAGGAGAGGGGGCTGGAGAAGGAGCCAGAGAGGAAATGGCCAGAGAAGTAGAAGGAAACCAGGAGAGCGTACTATCTTGAATACAAAAGTTGGTGCTATTGAAATGGCAAATATTAGATGAACTCATAAAAAAAATTGCCCTCCCTgccctttttaaattatttgagaggcagggagagacagacaagagttcccatccactggttcactccatgtgtgctcacaatggccaggtggagaggctgaagccagaccccagaactcaatccaggtctcccatattggtagcaggaacccaactatttgagccatcacctgctgtcttccagggtctacattagcaaggagctgggacccaaacccaggtgctctgatatatggaatatgggcatcctaaccagtgtcttaactgctggattGAACATCTGTCAAAATTGGCAAGTTCATATAGTCAATCTAATTTTAccaaaattggaaaaattatCTGGTGTTGACCTTAAGTTGAGAAGTTTTGGTAGTGATGATGGAGAAGCCAGACTGGAGGTGAAGAGAAGTGGATAGAATGGAGATTACTAAGGGAATAGGATCAGCATTGGGTGTTGCAGGTGAAATCAAGGTTTGGCAGCCGAGTGGGTGGTATCAGGTGATGCACCAGGAGGTGCACGTTTGGAGAGGTGTGCGCAGATGGGAGGAGCTCCTGAGTTTGGGGTGGGTGGAATGCAATGGCAAGCCAACATTTGGACATGTGGGTATGGAGCCGCTGCTTCTGACCTCTATGATCCTGACTCTCAAATACAGATTTCTGAGAGTCAAAGCGTGTAGATGGGAATGAACTAAGTCACcacatatttactgagcacctgctaagTGCAGGCATTTTTCTAGGTGCTAGGGCCCCACCACCTATTCACCCTATAGGAAGGACAGACAGTAGCAACTGAATGGAAAACACCATGAAACCATAGTAAGTGCTGTGCAGCTGTGTATGGGGTTAGGGAGTGTGGAGAATCCATATTTTTGAATAGGTTAGTCAGGGAAGGTCTTTCATTAGCAGAGCCCTGGAGGAAGTGAGATGAGCCCCTGGATGTGTGGAGGACATGGTGGGAAGAGACTCAGCAGGTCTGAGGAGCAGTAAAGAGGCTGGTGGGGAGCACTGGAGGGAGTAGAAGGCAGCGGTGAGGCTGGAGAGGTGGGCAAGGCTCAGGTCTTGCAGGGCGCCGTGGGCCTTGGGAAGGAGCACAGACAGTCctgtggacatcccaagctgcTGGAAGGGCAGGGATTGGGCAGGAAGAGCAAATCCACGGAAGACTTCCCCTTCTGTCCGGGTCCCAGAGCCAGAAAAGCCCCTTTGTGCAGAGAGGGTGGGCGGCCTGttctgggtgggggaggagctgtgCTTGGTCCCTAGGCCTGCTCCTTGTGGGGCTGGACAATGGAGCCCCTTGTGGTTGGACTTGGAAGCCAAGGCTTCCTCAATGATAGGATTCCTCCGCAGCCAGGAGGCATGTGACCCCGAGACCTTGGCCTTTTGCCAGATAGTCTGGGCCTGCTGCTGGAGAATGGGCTGAGGGAcggtgggaggcagggggagggggactcTCCCTCGAAGCCTTCTCAGAGACAGTGCCCTGCCCTGTTTGAggctggaggaggtggcaggaTGGGCAGGAGAGGGGACTGGGAGGGCCACATCAATCAACAGATGGCTCCACAGCCAGCCAGTTGGGAAGGGCAGCTACCCCCAGACCTAGTGGGTGGAGGCAGGCAGAAGAAGGCCTGGCAAGCCCGTCTGTCTTGTGTTCCCTCAGAAGAGGAGAGAGCATGGAGCTGGAGAGGATCGTCAGTGCGGCCCTCCTTGCCTTTGTCCAGACGCACCTCCCAGAGGCCGACCTCAGGTAGAGACAGCTCCTGCAGGAGGGTCacactggggccagggctgggggagactgGACTGGAATGCACTCTGCCTGCTCCCGAGGTTGGGGAGGGCCCATGTGATTTGCTGAGATGGCCAGACCTCGCAGCCCATCCCGTGACCATTTCAGACAGGTGGGAAACCAAAACTCTGAACTGTGTGTGAGGGGGGTTATTCCAGCTCAAGGACTGAGCCCAGTGACACCAAGAGCCAGTCTCCAGCAAGGTGGAGGTAGGGGAGTGTCCATCGTCCGACCCAGGCcttgccctctcctctccctgcagcgGTTTGGATGAGGTCATCTTCTCCTATGTGCTCGGGGTCCTGGAGGACCTGGGCCCCTCGGGCCCATCAGAGGAGAACTTCGATATGGAGGCCTTCACTGAGATGATGGAAGCCTACGTGCCCGGCTTTGCCCACATCCCCAGGTGGGGCCTGCCTGGGccaagaggaggaggggagccgGTTGGTGATGGGGGATGGGCAGAGTTGTTCCCTCACAACTCTTGGTCCTTTCAGGGCCACAGTGGGGGACATGATGCAGAAGCTCTCAGGACAGCTGAGTGATGCCAGGAACAAAGGTGAGTCCAGGGCCCTTGTGTCCAAGCACTTCAGTGAACCACAACCCCTACCCTCTGCCAAATCTCATGCTTTCTGCCTCTTTAAGAGAACCTGCAACCACAAAGTTCTGGTGTCCAAGGTCAGGTGCCCACGCAGCCAGAGCCCCTGCAGCGGCCTGAAAAGCTCAAAGAAGAGGCCAGGTCTTCTGCGGCTGCTGTGGACACCCAAAAAGAGGTACCATCGGGGAGGGCACTGATGGGGGACCTAggaggtggggcagaggggagtGCCGCTTCTTGTCAACATCTGTGCCCACAGGCAGCCGGCACCGAGGAGGAGCTACTGCCAGGAGTGGACGTACTCCTGGAGGTGTTCCCGACCTGTTCAGTGGAGCAGGCACAGTGGGTGCTGGCCAAAGCTcggggtgacctggaagaagctgtgcAGATGCTGGTAGAAGGGAAAGAGGGGCCTCGAGCCTGGGATGGCTCCAACCAGGTATCCTCGCCCAggtccccagcctctgcccacctAGCTGCAGCTGTATTCCACCAGATGCAAAGCCCCATCCCTCCCTATTCCCATCTGTCTCCCCTGCTGCGCCACTGGGCCCAGACCAGGCCTCCCTTCCCTGCAGGACCTGCCCAGGCGTCTCAGAGGCCCCCAAAAGGAGGAGTTGAAGTCCTTCATCCTGCAGAAGTGagtctgggctgggccgggctgggctctGGATGGTCTTCctggggtggcaggggttcacCCAGCCGGTTTTGGCAGGTACATGATGGTGGATAGCGCAGAAGATCAGAAGACTCACCGGCCCATGGCTCCCAAGGAGGTGAGAGGGTTGGGGCTGCGGGGGatgtagagcaggtgggactggctcctgcctctgccgcTCACTGTCTGATTGCTCCCTAGGCTCCCAAGAAGCTGATTCGATACATTGACAACCAGGtagtgagcaccaaaggggagCGATTCAAAGACGTGCGGAACCCTGAGGCTGAGGAGATGAAGGCCACGTACATCAACCTCAAGCCAGCCAGAAAGTACCGCTTCCACTGAGGCGCTCGCTGGACTCTGCACAGGCCTTCCAGGCTTAGATCACAAAGGGATGCAAGAGCCCTACCTCCCCACACAGGGGCCTCCCtgactcccaccccagccccggtcCCTTTCTCAGCTTCCTTGCTCTGTAGCGTTCACCTACTGTTGGAGCCGCCTCCATGGGCACAGTAAAAGTGGCCCAAGGAAGGTATGAGTGCGTTCTGGTCATTTCCGCTTCAGGGTTGGGACCctttgcctctcccctcccctcctccccccaactTCACATTCCCTATCTCCAGCAGGGCAGCACCAGGCAAGAAGGGATAAAAAGCTCTTTATTTGAACCTCCAGGGTagggcagggccctggcctcTTTGCCAGAGAGCCCCAAAGTTCAGTTTCCCTAAGCTCAGGGCCAGGTCCCAGCCACACAGTCCAGCTGTGCTCCAGTGGCAGGCGGGTCAGACCTGCAGGTTGACAAAGGGTGCGAAGCCCGCCATGTCCTGCAGCAGCACCAGGGCCTGGTGCAGCGGCGGCTCCACGTCGATGTCCACGCCGCGCTTCCGCAAGCGGCTCAGGCTGGACTCGGCCACGTGGTGGCAGTGCCGCACCCGCAGCGAGCGCAGCGCCGGGCAGTATTCtgccagggtcctgagggaggagcGGGGTGAGGCCAGGGGCACAAGGCCACCACACGCACTGCACGCACTGCGGGGCAAGGGTCAGGGCCCTCGGGCTGGCTCCAGCTCCAAAGTCCAGGTCTGGACAGCTGGGgggaattttttttcccttccctacGCAAAAgaggaggcctgggctggggtaATTGcctctgtgcctccagggcaaTGGAGACTTCCTGTCCCTCAGCTCCGCCCAGGCTCTGACACTGCCAGGAACCGACTTCCTAAGTGAACTCTCCTAGTGTGTAAATACTGGCTCAGAAGGTTGTAAGCTGCGGGCTCTCTGGCCTAGGCAATCCAGAGGCCTTTCCTGTTGTTAGCAGGGAGATGCAGAACCCTCTCTCAGCCGGGTCCTGTGACAGCTACAGCCCGAGCCATcgccctcctcccacctcaccgCCCCCCGAGGCCCCGGCACCTGACGCTGTCGCTTCCCACGCGGAGGCAGCCAGTGAGGTCGAGGTGCTCGAGTTGTGGGCAGTTCCGAGCCAACTCCTGGACCGCGGCGTCCCCTACGTTGGCGTTTACCGCCAGAGAGAGGCTGcgcaggccggcgccgcgcctcTGCGCCAGGTACACTATGGCTTCGTCCTTGAGCTGACGGCAGGCGGTGAGGTCCAACTCCTCCAGGGCCGGGCAGCGGTCGGCGAGGCCACGCAGCGCTAGCCCGTCCACCCAGTCGCAGTGCGCGAGCGACAGTCGCTGCAGGCGAGGGCAGCCCTCGGCCAGCGCCCCCAGCGCGCGGCGACTCAGCTGTCCGCAGCTGGCCAGCGCCACACTCCGCAGCTGCGGATTCCGCGCCAGCACCGGCACCAGGTCCTCGTCCGACAGCCATTCGTGACACGGCGCCAGCGCCAGCTCCTGCAGCCCTCCGGCGTCCCGCAGCAGCCGGGCCAGTGCGGCCCGCGGGATCTGCGGACCCACCTGCGGGAAGGGAGGCACTCCGACTTCAGCCCGCCAGGGAGGGACGGACGCTGCCCTCCTGACAGCCGCCTGCCCAGGAGAGTCTAGGCTCCTCTAGAGTCGCCACCCAGTACTCGCCGTCGGGAGTACTCCCTGCTGGCCTGGATCGCAGCGGGGCAGCACTGGCGGCCAAGGGGGTCGGGAAGGGCAGCTATGGGGCCGGCGGCCggcgggaggcggggcggggcgggaccccggcgggggcggggccccagCCGTTAGCTCACCTGAGCCGCGTCGAAGCGGCGCAGCCCCGCCAGGTGCAGCTGCACTAGCGCCCGGAAGGCTCGGCTAACGCGCTGCAGCCGGAGCAGCTGGCACAGCGGGACGCGGTTCAGGACGTGGGGAAGCAACACATCTTCCCAGGGCAGGTCCAGGAGCCTGCGCGCAATGGAGAGTTGGTGTTTCCAGGCCGCAGTTACCTGCGAGTCTGCCTCCGCTGTGCTCCCACGCCCCGGCTCCCAAAGACGCCCCCACACTCAGCCTTGGCTCAGCTCTCCTCCCCCGAGTGTTCCTTCCCTCTTTGGGCCCCTCCAGAGCTCGGTACCTGACGGCTCCGGGCTCTCGCTCCCCTCCGGAACGCTCCATTGGTGGCTCCGTGGGCTATCTACTGCGCGTGCGCAGTACGGCCTCGCTCCAGCCCGGAGCCGCCGTGACGAACCGCCTCCTTCGGCTGTAGAGACAGGCCGATTCAATCGAGCGCCGTCTCACCGAGGCTCCTGTCAAAGCTTTCCGGATGGTCCCCGAAACTAAGGCGGAACAGACACTAGCTTAACGTTAGACCTCGCCTTCTCCGCCGCAAGGCTTAAGGCCCGAAGCTGGAGAGCGCGGCGGGCGCCAGGGCCCGGTTTCTGTCTCCGTCTTGAGCAAGTAGACgccttggaggaggaggagatgggaggagtCGGCAAGGCCAATGGCAGAAGGGGCGGAGCCAGGGCTCCCAGGTGGCCGGCCTTTCCTACCCTGGGGTCGCGTTTAGCGGCTGAACCACCGGGAGGGACTCGGTGGTACTTGTGGAGTGCCTGTGACATGCCGGGCCCTTACGTCTGGCACGGAGTAGGTACTCAGTAAAAACGCTGGAAGCACGAATGGATGGGGCGAAGCTAGGGTTTCTCTCCCTTCATCCAGCCAACTTGTTCCAACCTCCCGTTCCTGGTTCACTGTGAGCAAAGCCGGCCAGCCCTGCCACGCCGGGACAGCGTGGCGCGGGGTTCACCCCGAGGGACACAGACGTAAAGGATGCCAGGAAGCATGGCCTGTTACATCTACAGTCCCTTTCTGCTCCCGCGATCTAGGACCCTAGGCAGAATGGGTGCTTAGCTCAGTGGGCAGGGATACGGCTCCTCTGCTGGCCCTGAGTTTAGCTGCAGAGTCGCGCTGGACCCCAGCTGGGACAGTGACGCCCGGAGCTCTGGACCCAGCCTGCGGGCTGTCCTTTTACCAGGTCCCAGGTCCTACTTCAGGGTCTGCTCTGGGCAACGCCGGGGATAGTGCTTTCTCCCCACCATTCCCCGCGAGGCCACCGCCATCTGGAGGGCTGCGCACTCTTTTGGTGCAACCGCTTCTGCAGCCCCTTTGTAACGAAAACTGCTTCCCATTCCTTTCCGCGTCACTCGGGTACCTCGGCAAGGTGGGCAGGTCTGGGCTGTCATTCCATTTTAAACACGGGGGAGTCATGGAGGCAGGGTCGTTACTGGGTCCAGGATAGAAGGAATAACTTCTAGTGTTCCATAGCATAGTAGGGCAGCCATGTTGCTATGACAACGATGAATTGTATATTTCCAAGTAGTCAGATTGTGAATGTCCCAGCACAGTGTTTGAGGTGACGGATAGGCCAGTTACCCTGCTATGCTGATTATCACAGCGCGTTCTATACATGGATTGGAATATCACAGTGTACCCCACACATACGTACAATCgttatgtcagttaaaaatattCAGGGAAAGCCAAGGGAATGGAGAGGATTTGCTGTCCAGGATCAGGCCGGTCATTCAGGTTCTTCCAGAATTCCTTCCACGCTGCCTCGCATACAGGGCGAAGGGAGAAGCCAGCGGCAGGCAGGCCCAGAAGAGGGTCGGACTGGGTGAGGGGCTTGCTGGCGCTTCTTCCTCAGCGGGGTCGCTGGGAGGACTGACCTCTGCAAAGATAGAACTACATGAACGCGCATCACCTCTGGCCACGCGCCTCCTCCCCCGCCACCACCCCCCCCCGCTTTGTTCGCGTTTGAGCGCCTGCGCAGTGCGACAAATCTGGCGCTGTCCCTTCAGCACCACGCGGAGCCCGCGCCGCCCCTCCCCGCGGTGAGCCCCGCGCGCCCCCGCCTCGCACGTCCTCGCGCCCCCGACCGCCCGCATCGACCCCCTTCTTCCTTCTGAGGTCACCACCTACTCACCCTGGCCTTCCCAAGAGAGTAGCCATAGTAGCTCGAGCGGCGCTTTCCTCCATGCAGGACGAGGGGACAAGGGTTGCCTGTCCCCCGCTTGCTCCACTCCCGGGGTCATCTCATCTAAGCTAGCCGTGGGCGGACGGGACGCCTAACTCGGGCAGCAAGGAAGTTCTTCTTGAAGTCTGACTTAGCATCCGTCCTACTGCGTTCCGGGCGTGTGGTCGGGGCTGGGACCTCCGGGTTGAGACTCAGAATCCCGGAGGGTTCGAGGCGCTGTTGCCTGCACCTCCTCCCAGAGGCGGCCGTCTCCCGGATTTAGGGGGCGGGTCCAGCCTCACCCGTACGGGGTGCCTGGCGCGGCCGCGTGCtcgtgggggcgggggcgcgtGTGGCATGTAACAGGTCATGTGGCAGCCTCCGAGGGACACGCGTGGGGTCTGGAGCGGGCCACGCGTGTGCAGCTGGGCCCGACGAGCGGTTCAGGGGGCGGTGGACGACAGGGACGTGGACTTGAGCGGGGCGGGGCTCATGAGGATCTGGGGAACAGAAGCAGGGGTTCCAATCGCCCTCCCCCTCAACTGGGGCGGGTCTTAGGTTGGCGGGAGAGCCCAGCGGGGACCTAGCGACGACGGGGGCTGGCAGCCTCCGGGACTCGGGACCCTGggagagggcggggtggggggtggggattaGCGTTGCCTGAGTGGCGTGCatcgggggaggaggagggactgAGAGGCGGGCGGGCCTGGAGCGAGCGGGAGCCGCGCTGCCTTCACAGCTGAGctgggcccagcctctcccctgcctctcctcgGTCCCAGCTCCCGGCGAGCAGCGGTGAGTACAGAGGTGGCTCTGCtgagtgaggactgcacagggGATGCCCTGGGCCCCCGCTGAGCTTCAGGAACCTGCCTGGCAGGATTGCTGCTCCCGACCTCTGCCCCTACCCTGCCTTGCCCCCAGAAGCCCTATTACCCCTCTGATGGCCCTCTCGGGCTGGACAAGATCCGTTAGCCAccccggggaaggcagcaggaaaggGATTCGGGGCAGTTTTCCCTGCCAGAGACTCGGTGacaggtgggaggggggaggggagggtgtgtgtccATGCCTGAGTCTGTGTGTAAATGGTAAATGTCCCTCTTtatagctgggggtggggggctgtgacCAGTAGGTTTCTGCATGTGCCTGATCTACCTGTGTCTGTGGGTAGTGAGAGGCTGTGTGTAGGTTTGTGTGCCTCTTTGTGTGTTCCTGTTTgttgatggtgtgtgtgtgtg contains:
- the FBXL15 gene encoding F-box/LRR-repeat protein 15, with translation MERSGGEREPGAVRLLDLPWEDVLLPHVLNRVPLCQLLRLQRVSRAFRALVQLHLAGLRRFDAAQVGPQIPRAALARLLRDAGGLQELALAPCHEWLSDEDLVPVLARNPQLRSVALASCGQLSRRALGALAEGCPRLQRLSLAHCDWVDGLALRGLADRCPALEELDLTACRQLKDEAIVYLAQRRGAGLRSLSLAVNANVGDAAVQELARNCPQLEHLDLTGCLRVGSDSVRTLAEYCPALRSLRVRHCHHVAESSLSRLRKRGVDIDVEPPLHQALVLLQDMAGFAPFVNLQV
- the CUEDC2 gene encoding CUE domain-containing protein 2, with amino-acid sequence MELERIVSAALLAFVQTHLPEADLSGLDEVIFSYVLGVLEDLGPSGPSEENFDMEAFTEMMEAYVPGFAHIPRATVGDMMQKLSGQLSDARNKENLQPQSSGVQGQVPTQPEPLQRPEKLKEEARSSAAAVDTQKEAAGTEEELLPGVDVLLEVFPTCSVEQAQWVLAKARGDLEEAVQMLVEGKEGPRAWDGSNQDLPRRLRGPQKEELKSFILQKYMMVDSAEDQKTHRPMAPKEAPKKLIRYIDNQVVSTKGERFKDVRNPEAEEMKATYINLKPARKYRFH